Sequence from the Desulfuromonas sp. genome:
TACAAGGACATTCTCGAGGAGAAGAATCAAAGAATCGAACAGGTCAATGCCGAGATGAAACTCCACCTCAAAGAGCTCTCGACCCTTCTTCAGTTGAATCAGGCGATGGCATCAACACTCGATCTTGATGAACTTTTCAACCGTGTGATCAATTCACTCAGTGATCTTCTTAACTGCAACATGGCGTCCTTGCTTCTTTACAACCACGACAATGGCAAACTTGAGATCAGCCATACCCTCGGGATTGAACATAGTGCCGTCGAGGAAGTTGATTTTAATCTCGATGAAGGAATTTCCGGAGAGGTGGCCCGGACCAGAAAGACGATCTATGTCGAGGATATAAAAAAAGACAAACGCTACCTTAATTATAAAGGTAATCTCGAATCAGGAGGATCTCTCCTGTCGCTACCCCTTCTTTCGAAAAACAGACTTTGCGGCGTACTCAACCTGCACAAGCAGAAGCAGCGCGGTTTTAACAAGGACGATATCAAACTGGCAAAAGCCGTTTCCAATCAGGCGGCGATTTCTATTGAGAACAGCCAACTTTACAATCAGGCCAAAGAACAGTCGGTGACCGACGAGTTGACGGGATTATCGAACCGCAGGCATTTCCAGGATATTTTCAACAGGGAGATCATCCATGCGCGTCGATATTCAACCAATATCAGCCTGATCATGATCGATATTGACTACTTCAAAAACTACAATGACACACACGGACACCTGCAAGGCGATATTGCATTGAAAACAGTTGCTCAAATTCTTCTGCAGAACACGCGCGGCATCGACCTTGCTGTCCGGTTCGGCGGCGAAGAATTTGTCATACTCCTGCCCAAAACAACAATCGCCGGGGCGCGAATAACTGCCGAAAAACTGCGTGAGATTATAGAGGATGAGTTGTTCCCGGGAGAAAACGAGAGTCAGCCGGGAGGCAAATTGACAATATCTCTCGGGGTCGCATCATATCCGGAAAATACCGACGACCTGAAACAACTGCTCGATCTTTCCGACCAGGCACTTTACCAGGCAAAGGAATCGGGCCGAAACCGGGTTGTTGTCTGGGACAAAATAGCAAAGCTGGCAGGGTAACAATAATAAATGCCGCCCCGATGCGATACCGCGGCTATCTGCATTTTCAAGGGAAAGCAGGAATGATTTGCAAACCACTCGTTTCCGAAAGACCGAGCATCAGATTCATATTCTGAACAGCCTGACCACTTGCGCCTTTGACCAGGTTATCGATCACCGAGACGACGACAATCCGTCCGGTCCGCTCGTCGCAAACAATACCAAGATCACAATAATTGCTGCCCCTGACAAATGCGATATCGGGCAGTACCCCTTCATCCTTCACCCTGACAAAGGGAGCATTGGCATACTGTTTCTTGAACAGCGCAATTGCTTCAGATGTGGTCATTGGCCGGAGCATCCGGGCATAACAGGTAGAGAGTATGCCGCGATTGACCGGCAGTAAATGAGGGGTGAAACTGACAACAACCTGTCGCCCGACAAGACCCGAAAAGGTTTGTTCTATTTCAGGGGTGTGGCGGTGTGCAGCAACCCCATAAGCCCTGAAGGCCTCGTTCACTTCACAAAAGAGGCTACTTTCCCTGGCCGACCGACCGGCGCCACTGGTTCCTGATTTGCTGTCAATGACAATCGAATCGGGATCAACGAGATTCTCGTTCAACAGCGGCATCAGGGCCAGGGCAGCACTGGTCGGATAACAACCCGGATTTGCGACCAGTTCCGCTTCGGCAATAGCTTTCCGGTTCAACTCCGGAAGACCATAGACGGCAACGGCAAGAAGGTCCTTGCTGGTATGCTTCTGGTACCATTTTTCGTACAGTTCTGCATCCTTCAACCGATAATCAGCGGAAAGATCAATAACCCGTTTACCGGCAGCAATAAAAGACGGGACGACCTCCATGGCTGTCTGATGCGGCAATGCAGTCAGTACAATATCGGCTTTCGCGCAGACCTGATCGACATCATTTGCATCAAACACCAGATCGATGCGCCCGGCAAGCGAGGGAAAAACATCCGCGACATTCTTCCCGGCATGTTGGCGGGACGTCACACAGGAAAGAGCAACATCCGGATGACCGGAAAGAATCCGGACAAGTTC
This genomic interval carries:
- a CDS encoding N-acetyl-gamma-glutamyl-phosphate reductase, coding for MQKIAVVGASGYTGVELVRILSGHPDVALSCVTSRQHAGKNVADVFPSLAGRIDLVFDANDVDQVCAKADIVLTALPHQTAMEVVPSFIAAGKRVIDLSADYRLKDAELYEKWYQKHTSKDLLAVAVYGLPELNRKAIAEAELVANPGCYPTSAALALMPLLNENLVDPDSIVIDSKSGTSGAGRSARESSLFCEVNEAFRAYGVAAHRHTPEIEQTFSGLVGRQVVVSFTPHLLPVNRGILSTCYARMLRPMTTSEAIALFKKQYANAPFVRVKDEGVLPDIAFVRGSNYCDLGIVCDERTGRIVVVSVIDNLVKGASGQAVQNMNLMLGLSETSGLQIIPAFP